The genome window AAATTTTCATGAATAATGTTTTAGATTATCAAGGCTATAGATTTTACCAAAGTTCATACGATCAAGATGAACTTGGTACCATACTTTCAGTTAATAAGGATCCAGGTAAAATTCCTACATATATAGGATATTTTTTACTCACACTAGGAATGTTTTTAAATATTTTAAATCCTTATTCAAGATTTAGAACTTTAGCTAAATTAATCAATCAAGACACCCTAAAAAAATCAAGTGCTATTTTAGTATTTATACTAGTATTTTCTATAACTCAAAATAGTTATGCAAATGAACCTATCAAAGTAGATGAGACACATGCTAAAGAACTAGCTTCATTAGTAGTACAAAAACCCGATGGAAGGATGGTTCCTTTTAATACTTTAGCCATGGAAGTTTTAGAAAAAATATATAAAAAGACAACATTCCAAAATCAAAGCGCAGAAGCAACAATCATATCAATGATTTTTGATGGGAGTGCATGGTATGATAAAGACATCATTTTCATGCCAAGCAGTCGCTTGGTTAATGAAGAAATTTCTAAAATTTTAGAAATTGAACCTAAAGCTTATGCTAGCTTTAAAGATTTTTTTACTACAGATTCATATAAACTACAAAAATATGTAGAAAATGCTAATAGAAAAAATCCAAATCGAAGAAGTGTTTTTGATAAAGAGATCATCAAGCTTGATGAAAGAGTTAATATTGTAAATTTAATCTTCTCAGGTGATATTTTTAGATTTATCCCTTTACAAAATAGCACCAACAATCAATGGGTAGCACCACGCGAAGCCTATATAGGCTTAAAAGGTGCAGAAGGTGCAGAAGTTAAAAGTATTTTAGAAAATTATTTTAATGCGGTTAGTAATTCTATTGCACATGATAATTGGGATGAAGCAACTAAAAATTTAAATATCATCAAGAGCTATCAAGATAAATATGGCCATGAAGTTATGCCAAGTGCTAAAAAAATTAGCACAGAAATATTTTTCAATAAAAGTCAAATTTTTGTAAATCTTGCTCCGCTTTATTTATGTGCTGGATTTTTGCTTTTAATTATAGTTTTTGTCAAAATGCTACTGCCAAAAATCCGCATTGATTTTATTTTTAAATGTGTTTATGTATTTAACATTGTGGCATTTTTCACCCATACTTTAGGTTTGGCTCTGCGTTGGTATATAGCAGGTCGTGCACCATGGAGTAATGCTTATGAGAGTATGGTTTATATAGCTTGGGCTTTATCATTATCTGGAATTTTCTTTTCAAGAAAAAGCCCTATTGCACTTTCTTTAACTTCTATTTTAGCGGGTGTCACTTTAGGCGTAGCTCATCTTAGTCAAATGGATCCACAAATTACCAACTTAGTTCCTGTGTTGCAATCATATTGGCTCACTATACATGTTTCAGTTATTACTGCTAGCTATGGATTCTTAGGATTATGCGCATTATTGGGTATATTTGTACTTGTTTTACTATGTATGCTAAAAATTAATAGCAAACATAATGAAAATATTTTAAGAAATATTACAGAGGCTACAAGAATTAATGAAATGGCTATGATTTTAGGACTTTGCTTGCTTACAGTTGGAAATTTCTTAGGTGCTATATGGGCAAATGAAAGCTGGGGAAGATATTGGAGTTGGGACTCTAAAGAAACTTGGGCTTTAATTAGTATTTTAGTTTATGCAGCTATTTTACACATTAGATTGGTGTCAAAATGGGCAAATCAATATATTTTTGCAGTGTGTTCTATGTTCGCATATTGGGTGATTATTATGACTTATTTTGGAGTAAATTACTTTTTAACTGGTATGCACTCTTATGCAGCAGGAGATTCTGTAAAAATTCCTGATTATGTGTATTGGGGATTTTTATTTATGGTTGCATTAAGTTTAACAAGTTATTTTAAAAGATCTTACGCAAGAAAGCTATAGGAAAGTATTTTAATGAACAATTCTCTTTTTATATTTTTAATAATAGCTTTAGTTGTTGTTATTATACTTGGCATTCTTTTAGTGTTATTTTTTACTCACAAAGACAAGCAACCAAATAAAACTAGCACAATTAA of Campylobacter lari contains these proteins:
- the ccsB gene encoding c-type cytochrome biogenesis protein CcsB, which translates into the protein MKKQLLVFGDIKISIFLFLIFALFCALATFIESAYNTSTAWAMIYGTSWFGFIQLILGINLLVALFKYKMFNKKKIPLLIFHISFLFILLGSAMTRYMGFEGNLHIRENEKNNIIETSKSYIYIATLKDDKVYSASKSEYIATLPFVNDFSFDLILPDEKAQVTYDNLILDAKEIYIDDNSSDPLLSLMLSQNNESKELLFQAGDIENINGVNIAFLNDSVPSPYIKIDKDLKLSADFDLKYMSMSDGKENTLKANQKAQAKDLRLYSFNDINLVVKFASLHGKKTLEGINQAQDESFFTWFANSWIELGRNALISLFGDAKYWNNSLLNSFKDFAQSTKYMPTQLSENAINALKLKLSYKGESKEVFLVEYNSPIRIDVAGQPFFLRWGPKGIEMPFEMYLKDFELERYPGSMSPMSYASYVEIDNADKKLEYKIFMNNVLDYQGYRFYQSSYDQDELGTILSVNKDPGKIPTYIGYFLLTLGMFLNILNPYSRFRTLAKLINQDTLKKSSAILVFILVFSITQNSYANEPIKVDETHAKELASLVVQKPDGRMVPFNTLAMEVLEKIYKKTTFQNQSAEATIISMIFDGSAWYDKDIIFMPSSRLVNEEISKILEIEPKAYASFKDFFTTDSYKLQKYVENANRKNPNRRSVFDKEIIKLDERVNIVNLIFSGDIFRFIPLQNSTNNQWVAPREAYIGLKGAEGAEVKSILENYFNAVSNSIAHDNWDEATKNLNIIKSYQDKYGHEVMPSAKKISTEIFFNKSQIFVNLAPLYLCAGFLLLIIVFVKMLLPKIRIDFIFKCVYVFNIVAFFTHTLGLALRWYIAGRAPWSNAYESMVYIAWALSLSGIFFSRKSPIALSLTSILAGVTLGVAHLSQMDPQITNLVPVLQSYWLTIHVSVITASYGFLGLCALLGIFVLVLLCMLKINSKHNENILRNITEATRINEMAMILGLCLLTVGNFLGAIWANESWGRYWSWDSKETWALISILVYAAILHIRLVSKWANQYIFAVCSMFAYWVIIMTYFGVNYFLTGMHSYAAGDSVKIPDYVYWGFLFMVALSLTSYFKRSYARKL